The following proteins are encoded in a genomic region of Arcobacter suis CECT 7833:
- a CDS encoding response regulator, producing MRILIVDDSSTMRRIIGNVVMQLGFTKDSFDEAEDGVKAWKLLSESRYDVILTDWNMPNMNGLELVKKVRSEGIHQKTPIIMITTEGGKGEVITALKAGVNNYIVKPFNAEVLKEKLDGVLKK from the coding sequence ATGAGAATTCTAATAGTTGATGATAGCTCTACAATGAGAAGAATCATTGGAAACGTAGTTATGCAATTAGGATTTACTAAAGATAGTTTTGATGAAGCTGAAGATGGTGTAAAAGCTTGGAAACTACTTAGTGAAAGTCGTTATGATGTTATATTAACAGATTGGAATATGCCTAATATGAATGGTTTAGAATTAGTTAAAAAGGTCAGAAGCGAAGGTATACATCAAAAAACGCCTATAATTATGATTACAACTGAAGGTGGAAAAGGTGAAGTTATCACAGCACTAAAAGCAGGTGTTAATAATTATATAGTTAAGCCTTTCAATGCTGAAGTTTTGAAAGAAAAGCTCGATGGAGTATTGAAAAAATAA
- a CDS encoding flagellar hook-basal body protein, whose product MNQGTYPLAASMINQFNRLDQISNNLANINTNGFKQEGTTETTFNYYLQRAQEENIVPTKINTVTNNIPKIDSKFINSEMGPIAMTGNALDFALNDPDTFFKVQNANGDIVYTRDGSFKNLDNFLVDGNGNNVLNADNEPIVVEDNFASQIGVTKIPYTNLEKIGDNTYLPKNPNEMEIFENNDSLLVNGAIEKSNVNSVSSMVELIDAHRRFDQSQKAVKSIDELNASLIEKIGSNTK is encoded by the coding sequence ATGAATCAAGGTACTTATCCTCTTGCTGCATCAATGATAAATCAATTTAATAGATTAGATCAAATTAGTAATAATTTAGCAAATATAAATACAAATGGTTTTAAGCAAGAAGGAACAACAGAAACTACTTTTAACTATTATTTACAAAGAGCACAAGAAGAAAATATTGTACCTACAAAAATAAACACAGTGACAAATAATATACCAAAAATTGATTCAAAATTTATAAATTCGGAAATGGGACCAATTGCCATGACGGGGAATGCTTTAGATTTTGCATTAAATGATCCGGACACATTTTTTAAAGTACAAAATGCAAATGGTGATATAGTGTATACAAGGGATGGATCTTTTAAAAATTTAGATAATTTTTTAGTAGATGGAAATGGAAATAATGTATTAAATGCAGATAATGAACCAATTGTAGTAGAAGATAATTTTGCTTCACAAATTGGAGTAACAAAGATACCTTATACAAATTTAGAAAAAATTGGTGATAATACATACCTGCCAAAAAATCCTAATGAGATGGAAATTTTTGAAAATAATGATAGTTTATTGGTTAACGGGGCTATTGAAAAATCAAATGTAAATTCAGTTAGCTCAATGGTTGAATTAATCGATGCACATAGAAGATTTGATCAATCACAAAAAGCTGTTAAATCAATAGATGAATTAAATGCTTCATTAATAGAAAAAATAGGAAGTAACACTAAATAA
- the flgB gene encoding flagellar basal body rod protein FlgB has protein sequence MEASNISNALFEQLNFRGEKQKVISSNISNINTPGYKTKDLVFEDELNNKLNNTLKMELTSSKHISSINSNSANVNPKLVEVKGLQEQNDGNNVNLDTQMSEMSKNKILYDAIQSSIKRDSRLFRSVIESSAKN, from the coding sequence ATGGAAGCAAGTAACATAAGTAATGCCCTTTTTGAACAGTTAAATTTCAGAGGTGAAAAACAAAAAGTTATTTCAAGTAATATTTCCAATATTAATACACCAGGATATAAAACAAAAGATTTAGTTTTTGAAGATGAATTAAATAATAAATTAAATAACACTTTAAAAATGGAATTAACTAGTTCTAAACATATATCTTCAATAAATAGCAATTCTGCTAATGTAAATCCTAAACTAGTAGAAGTAAAAGGTTTACAAGAACAAAATGATGGTAATAATGTTAACCTAGATACTCAAATGAGTGAAATGTCTAAAAACAAGATATTATATGACGCTATTCAATCTTCTATAAAAAGAGATTCTCGATTATTTAGATCAGTTATTGAATCTTCAGCAAAAAATTAA